One genomic segment of Cerasicoccus sp. TK19100 includes these proteins:
- a CDS encoding cytochrome c3 family protein: MANIFPKWSNTAPIKILICLCLTVGTVVAGITYYATPKYLRVGYQPIQPVSFEHSLHVDQLGLDCRYCHTFVDRSEHSNVPAASTCMNCHSLIKTDSPKLAPIRNSYESGEPVPWVKIHRTPDYVYFNHSVHINRGISCVHCHGQVNEMEVVSHEKPLSMAFCLECHRNPENFIRPIDEVTNLNFKYDSREEQIEQGTKFVHDWKVNPPQSCSGCHR; this comes from the coding sequence ATGGCCAACATCTTCCCAAAGTGGAGCAACACAGCGCCGATCAAGATATTGATTTGCTTGTGTCTCACGGTCGGCACCGTCGTTGCCGGCATAACTTATTACGCAACGCCGAAGTATTTGCGCGTCGGCTATCAGCCGATCCAGCCGGTATCCTTCGAGCACTCGCTGCACGTGGATCAGCTTGGGTTGGATTGTCGTTACTGTCATACTTTTGTGGACCGCTCGGAGCACTCAAATGTTCCCGCTGCTTCCACCTGTATGAATTGCCACAGCCTCATCAAGACGGACAGCCCGAAGCTGGCACCGATCCGCAATAGCTATGAGTCGGGCGAACCAGTGCCGTGGGTGAAGATCCACCGCACGCCGGACTACGTTTACTTTAATCACTCGGTGCACATTAACCGCGGCATCAGCTGCGTGCACTGCCACGGCCAGGTCAATGAAATGGAAGTCGTCTCCCACGAGAAGCCGCTCTCCATGGCCTTCTGCCTCGAGTGTCACCGCAATCCCGAGAACTTTATCCGGCCCATCGATGAAGTTACTAACTTGAACTTCAAATACGATAGCCGCGAGGAACAGATCGAGCAGGGCACCAAGTTCGTGCACGATTGGAAAGTCAACCCGCCGCAGAGCTGTTCCGGATGCCACCGATGA
- a CDS encoding TAT-variant-translocated molybdopterin oxidoreductase has protein sequence MKRKFHHPEPTERELAAPKYWRSPGELAKTPEFQEWLEREFPEGATEANETDRRSFMKLMGASAGLAGIGLAGCRMPTRHIMPYSKQPELMVPGVPMYYTSSYPGSAENIPLVVETNDARPTKIEGNPSDPGYGGGSDSYAQASVLDLYDPDRVQKSFKKGGQPIDQAAVRSMLAGLQKNYAGSGKGLAILARPSTSDTRRRLVASLKKQFPDAIWAEYEPVDTSAPIRAMNQVFGQPARPFYQLDKAKRILALDSDFLSTEPGQLHYSKGFGKSRKVKDSSEAEKMNRLYAVESNFSLTGGMADHRLRAATAHIPAFTAALAAELMAQGGGSAELVSMLKDKAKGISGNEQWIKECVADLVAHKGESLIIAGPHLPEEVHVLVYAMNGLLGADGHTIKYIEQPELVDAGIADIVSGLNNKSIETLVILGGNPVYDAPADLKFGEALKNAKEVIRHGYYDDETSEQAAVTIAANHYLESWGDGRAICGNYVPVQPMILPLFEGFSEIEVIALMQGVDPAGEGYDLVKETFGKVTGKSDVITFEKWLAEGVWLDARYPAVKASGAAVKAGQIVAGAAFKTPAVSADALEVRIIPSTHAYDGSFNNNGWLMECPDPMTKLTWDNAILISPKLAKKHGIDPQQTLLSDPPELLKKQAIKPNANDFVSGKEQARVGTLEVGGQKITGPIHVLPGLADNTVVITLGFGRKKTGRVGTDVHAPNVGKGIGFDAYPLTTAGSMGLATGVKISVTNDRFQLANTQEHWSMEGRAIIREANNTEYAEDPHFVDHLGMESHSPPIYGTARKDSVAQKALEVPRGGSLYETPAFDKPAPNVDVWNTEEGLKQFKPPQQWGMNIDLNTCTACNACVIACQSENNIPIVGKDQVLRGREMHWIRLDRYFASDPNLPNTELPEDPQVNFMSMACQHCELAPCESVCPVNATVHDEQGLNTMAYNRCVGTRYCANNCPYKVRRFNFFDYNKRERGSLYAGPLGPNKYKSEASQLTRMQKNPNVTVRMRGVMEKCTYCVQRIEMAKINQKNKAKDSANTHIPDGTIKVACQQVCPTDAITFGDISDPESAVSKAKESDRNYSVLGYLNIRPRTTYLAKLRNPNPRMPKAGKPLSRKEYDFKSGHGADHGGGHDSHAAEGHDSHAPAANGHDDHGHDDHAH, from the coding sequence ATGAAGCGTAAATTCCATCATCCCGAGCCCACTGAACGCGAGCTGGCCGCGCCAAAATACTGGCGTAGCCCGGGCGAACTGGCGAAAACGCCCGAGTTCCAGGAATGGCTGGAGCGTGAGTTTCCCGAAGGCGCCACCGAGGCCAACGAAACCGACCGCCGCAGCTTCATGAAGCTGATGGGGGCCTCTGCTGGCTTGGCTGGCATTGGTCTGGCCGGTTGCCGCATGCCCACGCGTCACATCATGCCGTATTCCAAGCAGCCCGAGCTGATGGTCCCCGGCGTGCCGATGTATTACACGTCTTCGTATCCGGGTTCGGCGGAAAACATTCCTTTGGTCGTCGAGACCAACGACGCCCGCCCGACCAAGATCGAGGGTAACCCCTCGGACCCCGGTTACGGTGGCGGTTCTGACTCTTATGCGCAGGCCAGCGTGCTGGATCTTTATGATCCGGACCGCGTGCAGAAGTCCTTTAAGAAGGGCGGCCAACCGATCGACCAAGCTGCCGTGCGTTCCATGCTGGCAGGCTTGCAGAAGAACTACGCTGGCAGCGGCAAGGGCCTCGCGATTCTGGCACGCCCGTCCACTTCGGACACCCGCCGCCGTCTGGTTGCTTCGCTCAAGAAGCAGTTCCCGGACGCAATCTGGGCCGAATACGAGCCGGTTGATACCTCCGCGCCGATTCGCGCGATGAACCAGGTGTTCGGCCAACCCGCGCGCCCGTTCTATCAGCTCGACAAGGCCAAGCGCATCCTCGCACTCGACAGTGATTTTCTCTCCACCGAGCCCGGCCAACTGCACTACAGCAAGGGCTTCGGCAAGAGCCGCAAGGTCAAGGATTCCTCCGAGGCCGAGAAGATGAACCGCCTTTATGCGGTTGAGTCCAATTTCTCACTGACCGGCGGCATGGCCGACCACCGCCTCCGTGCGGCTACGGCGCACATCCCGGCCTTCACCGCTGCCTTGGCCGCCGAGCTGATGGCTCAGGGTGGTGGCAGCGCTGAGTTGGTCTCCATGCTCAAGGACAAGGCCAAGGGCATTTCCGGCAACGAGCAATGGATCAAGGAATGCGTCGCCGACCTCGTCGCCCACAAGGGTGAGTCGCTGATCATTGCCGGTCCGCACCTTCCGGAAGAAGTTCACGTTCTCGTTTACGCGATGAACGGACTGCTTGGTGCTGATGGACATACCATTAAGTATATTGAGCAGCCGGAACTCGTCGATGCTGGCATTGCCGACATCGTTAGCGGCCTGAACAACAAGTCCATCGAGACCCTCGTGATTCTCGGCGGCAACCCAGTTTACGATGCGCCGGCGGACCTCAAGTTCGGCGAAGCGCTCAAGAATGCCAAGGAAGTTATCCGCCACGGTTACTACGACGACGAAACGTCCGAGCAGGCAGCCGTGACCATCGCCGCCAACCACTACCTCGAAAGCTGGGGTGACGGTCGCGCGATCTGCGGTAACTACGTGCCGGTCCAGCCGATGATCCTTCCGCTGTTCGAAGGCTTCTCGGAAATCGAAGTTATCGCGCTGATGCAGGGTGTCGACCCGGCAGGCGAGGGCTACGACCTCGTGAAGGAAACCTTTGGGAAGGTAACTGGTAAGTCGGACGTCATTACTTTCGAAAAATGGCTCGCTGAAGGTGTCTGGCTCGACGCCCGCTACCCGGCCGTCAAGGCTTCGGGTGCCGCTGTCAAGGCCGGCCAAATCGTCGCCGGTGCCGCTTTCAAGACTCCGGCTGTTTCCGCTGACGCCCTGGAAGTGCGCATCATCCCGAGCACGCACGCCTACGACGGCAGCTTTAACAACAACGGCTGGCTGATGGAATGCCCGGATCCGATGACCAAGCTCACTTGGGACAACGCGATCCTCATTAGCCCGAAGCTGGCGAAAAAGCACGGCATCGATCCGCAGCAGACGCTGCTCAGCGATCCGCCCGAGCTCCTCAAGAAGCAGGCGATCAAGCCGAATGCGAATGACTTCGTCAGCGGCAAGGAGCAAGCCCGCGTTGGCACGCTCGAAGTGGGCGGCCAGAAGATTACCGGCCCGATCCATGTATTGCCCGGCCTCGCCGACAACACCGTGGTTATCACTCTCGGCTTTGGCCGCAAGAAGACCGGCCGCGTCGGCACCGACGTCCATGCACCCAACGTGGGCAAGGGCATTGGTTTTGACGCCTATCCGCTGACCACCGCTGGCTCGATGGGCTTGGCAACCGGTGTTAAGATTTCCGTAACCAACGACCGCTTCCAACTGGCAAACACGCAGGAGCACTGGTCGATGGAAGGCCGCGCGATTATCCGCGAAGCCAACAACACCGAATACGCGGAAGACCCACACTTCGTCGATCACCTTGGCATGGAGTCGCACTCGCCGCCTATTTACGGCACGGCGCGTAAGGATTCCGTTGCCCAAAAGGCGCTCGAAGTGCCGCGTGGTGGCTCGCTTTACGAAACACCGGCTTTCGACAAGCCCGCGCCAAACGTTGACGTTTGGAACACCGAAGAAGGTCTCAAGCAGTTCAAGCCGCCGCAGCAGTGGGGCATGAACATCGACCTCAACACTTGCACGGCTTGTAATGCTTGCGTCATTGCCTGCCAATCGGAGAACAACATTCCGATCGTCGGCAAGGACCAGGTGCTCCGCGGCCGCGAAATGCACTGGATTCGCCTCGACCGCTACTTTGCGAGCGATCCGAACCTGCCGAATACCGAGCTGCCGGAAGACCCGCAGGTCAACTTCATGAGCATGGCTTGCCAACACTGCGAGCTGGCTCCATGTGAATCCGTTTGCCCGGTTAACGCGACCGTCCACGACGAGCAGGGCCTCAACACAATGGCTTACAACCGCTGCGTTGGCACGCGCTACTGCGCGAACAACTGCCCATATAAGGTCCGTCGTTTCAACTTCTTTGATTACAACAAGCGCGAGCGTGGCAGCCTCTACGCCGGCCCACTTGGCCCGAACAAATATAAGTCCGAGGCCAGCCAGCTGACCCGCATGCAGAAGAATCCGAACGTCACCGTCCGCATGCGCGGCGTGATGGAGAAGTGCACTTACTGCGTGCAGCGCATTGAAATGGCCAAGATCAATCAAAAGAACAAGGCCAAGGACTCTGCTAACACGCACATCCCGGATGGCACCATCAAGGTAGCTTGCCAACAGGTCTGCCCGACCGACGCAATTACCTTCGGCGACATCAGCGACCCGGAAAGCGCCGTTTCGAAGGCCAAGGAATCCGACCGCAATTACTCGGTTCTGGGTTACCTGAACATTCGTCCGCGCACCACCTATCTAGCCAAGCTGCGTAACCCGAATCCGAGGATGCCGAAGGCTGGTAAGCCGCTTTCGCGCAAGGAATACGACTTCAAGAGCGGTCATGGCGCTGACCACGGAGGCGGGCATGATTCCCACGCCGCCGAAGGCCACGACAGCCACGCACCCGCCGCAAACGGCCACGATGACCATGGCCATGACGACCACGCTCATTAA
- the nrfD gene encoding NrfD/PsrC family molybdoenzyme membrane anchor subunit has protein sequence MSDSTAELTLSPEAARQRDEVLAKVKPVEVPRPELVTGGRDFHWVTEKICGIPESKTPTWWWIMFVIAASMATFTLFGLVWLVSTGVGVWGLANPVNWGWAIVNFVFWIGIGHAGTLISAILCLLRQKWRTSINRAAEAMTIFAVVCAGIFPLFHTGRVWYAVMPGYLVPAPNSNWIWPQFRSPLEWDVFAVSTYGTVSVLFWYMGLIPDLGTMRDRALKGGRKIKALAYGLFAMGWRNSNRHWRNYEMAYLLLAGLSTPLVLSVHTIVSFDFAASNLPGWHTTIFPPYFVAGAIFSGFGMVLTLMLPVRAIYGLHDLITQYHIDCMCKIILATGSMVGYAYSMEFFIAWYGANNFEVFAFVNRAFGQYAWAYWIMIGCNVISPQLFWFKKIRENTWLVWIICGFVNVGMWFERFVITVTSLANDFLPSSWGYYSPTIVDIFTFFGTFGLFSVLFLLFLRFLPMMPMGEIKAVMKQGDGHGHGSGTQGQGYAEEGGHH, from the coding sequence ATGTCCGATTCCACCGCAGAATTGACCCTCAGCCCCGAGGCCGCGCGCCAGCGCGACGAGGTGCTGGCGAAGGTCAAGCCGGTTGAAGTGCCACGCCCCGAGCTGGTAACCGGCGGTCGCGACTTCCACTGGGTCACCGAAAAGATTTGTGGCATTCCCGAGTCCAAAACACCTACGTGGTGGTGGATTATGTTCGTGATTGCTGCTTCGATGGCGACTTTCACGCTGTTCGGCCTGGTCTGGCTTGTCTCGACCGGTGTCGGTGTTTGGGGTTTGGCCAATCCCGTCAACTGGGGTTGGGCGATCGTGAACTTCGTGTTCTGGATCGGTATCGGCCACGCCGGTACGCTGATTTCGGCGATTCTCTGTCTGCTGCGTCAAAAGTGGCGGACATCGATTAACCGTGCCGCGGAAGCGATGACCATTTTTGCGGTGGTCTGCGCGGGTATCTTCCCACTCTTCCACACGGGCCGCGTTTGGTATGCGGTGATGCCGGGTTACCTGGTGCCTGCGCCAAATAGCAACTGGATTTGGCCGCAGTTTCGCTCCCCGCTGGAATGGGACGTGTTCGCGGTGTCCACTTATGGAACGGTTTCGGTGCTCTTCTGGTATATGGGTTTGATCCCTGACCTCGGCACCATGCGTGACCGCGCGCTCAAGGGCGGTCGCAAGATCAAGGCACTGGCCTACGGTCTCTTCGCCATGGGCTGGCGCAACAGCAACCGCCACTGGCGCAACTACGAGATGGCTTACCTGCTGCTCGCCGGTCTTTCGACCCCGCTCGTGCTGTCCGTTCACACCATCGTTTCGTTTGACTTCGCGGCTTCCAACCTCCCGGGTTGGCACACCACGATTTTCCCGCCATACTTCGTTGCCGGCGCCATTTTCTCCGGCTTCGGCATGGTGCTCACGCTGATGCTGCCGGTGCGCGCGATCTACGGTCTGCACGATCTGATTACGCAATACCACATCGACTGCATGTGTAAGATCATTTTGGCGACTGGCTCCATGGTGGGTTACGCCTACTCGATGGAGTTCTTTATCGCCTGGTATGGCGCAAACAACTTCGAAGTCTTCGCCTTCGTGAACCGCGCCTTCGGTCAATACGCTTGGGCCTACTGGATCATGATCGGCTGTAACGTGATTTCGCCGCAACTCTTCTGGTTCAAGAAGATCCGCGAAAACACCTGGCTGGTCTGGATCATCTGCGGCTTCGTCAACGTCGGTATGTGGTTCGAGCGCTTCGTGATCACGGTGACTTCGCTGGCCAACGACTTCCTGCCGTCGAGCTGGGGTTACTACTCGCCGACCATCGTCGACATCTTCACTTTCTTTGGCACATTTGGACTATTCTCCGTTCTGTTCCTGCTCTTCCTGCGCTTCCTGCCGATGATGCCCATGGGCGAAATCAAGGCTGTTATGAAGCAAGGCGATGGCCACGGCCATGGCTCGGGCACTCAGGGCCAGGGCTATGCTGAGGAAGGAGGCCACCACTAA
- a CDS encoding DUF3341 domain-containing protein: MSKTGTYGLLATFSKTPEFFTATGKVRDAGFKKWDTFTPFPVHGLDDQMGVGRSKVPIFTLCGGLFGFCLGMLITWYMNGYDYPLIVGGKPYWSPVFPFPVMYELTILNAAFGTLTGMFVMNLLPRHNHPLFEFEDFIRSGDDTFFIVIEKADPQFDLDKTKAFLTEIGAEEVHVVEA, encoded by the coding sequence ATGAGTAAGACAGGCACATACGGTCTGCTGGCAACGTTCAGCAAGACCCCTGAATTCTTCACCGCCACGGGCAAAGTCCGCGACGCTGGCTTTAAAAAGTGGGATACCTTTACACCGTTCCCGGTGCACGGACTCGACGACCAGATGGGCGTCGGTCGCTCGAAGGTGCCGATTTTTACCCTCTGTGGCGGCCTGTTCGGCTTCTGCCTGGGGATGCTGATCACTTGGTATATGAATGGCTATGACTACCCGCTAATCGTCGGTGGTAAGCCATACTGGAGCCCGGTTTTCCCATTCCCCGTCATGTATGAGCTGACCATTCTCAACGCTGCCTTTGGCACGTTGACGGGCATGTTCGTCATGAACCTTCTCCCACGTCACAACCACCCGCTGTTTGAGTTCGAGGACTTCATTCGCAGTGGTGACGATACATTCTTCATTGTGATCGAAAAGGCGGATCCGCAGTTCGATCTCGATAAAACCAAAGCTTTTTTAACTGAAATCGGGGCCGAAGAGGTCCACGTCGTCGAAGCCTAA
- a CDS encoding c-type cytochrome produces MRIFLAVWLFVVVAVVSILGFRGEKFRKPPIWVFQDMDIQAKYLPQGQNEFFADERNDRPMVPGAVLRGYNWDVKEVFDGDYQFAKAENPSAWTGQTDGGDFVKDIPVEVTYDLVQLGQKKYTIFCQPCHGRVGDGNGITKKYGMAATPTYHDDRLRDMADGEIFNTITNGKNTMMGYGMKLNPEERWAVVAYVRALQLAQNATVEDVPEQYRKELGL; encoded by the coding sequence ATGCGCATATTTCTGGCAGTCTGGTTATTTGTGGTCGTCGCGGTGGTTTCCATTCTTGGATTCCGCGGCGAGAAGTTCCGCAAGCCTCCGATCTGGGTGTTCCAAGACATGGACATTCAGGCCAAGTATTTGCCTCAGGGGCAAAATGAATTCTTCGCCGACGAGCGCAATGACCGCCCGATGGTGCCCGGCGCTGTGCTCCGCGGCTACAACTGGGACGTCAAGGAAGTCTTCGACGGCGACTACCAATTCGCCAAGGCTGAGAATCCCAGTGCGTGGACCGGTCAGACCGACGGCGGCGATTTCGTGAAGGACATTCCGGTCGAAGTTACTTACGACCTCGTTCAGCTTGGTCAGAAGAAATACACGATTTTCTGCCAGCCTTGCCACGGTCGGGTAGGGGACGGTAACGGCATTACCAAGAAATACGGTATGGCCGCCACACCGACTTATCACGACGATCGCTTGCGCGACATGGCCGATGGCGAGATTTTCAATACCATCACCAACGGTAAAAACACCATGATGGGCTATGGCATGAAGCTGAACCCCGAGGAGCGCTGGGCGGTAGTCGCCTATGTGCGCGCCCTCCAACTCGCTCAAAATGCAACTGTGGAAGACGTTCCTGAGCAATATCGAAAGGAGCTTGGACTATGA
- a CDS encoding cbb3-type cytochrome c oxidase subunit I, giving the protein MSPLLSFFSKIDPQGETTVSPKVALSEVDQQMRLPAIMFITCAILWLLVGTLFAIIASFKLHTPDFLANWEFLTFGRARSAHLNAMAYGWSNNAIFGVGLWIMARLCKAKIRYSGMLILAGIFWNLAVVIGILGILTGGLTSVEWLEMPPQVAPLLAFSYVLIGMWGILMFRFRERGHVYVSQWYILGALFWFPWLYVVAQTMILFEPARGTIQALTNWWFAHNVLGLWMTPMGLATIYYLMPKVLGRPIYSYYLSLLGFWSLALFYNWAGVHHLIGGPIPVWLISCGIVASVMMVIPVVVTAINHHMTAVGNARACWCSPTMRFIVFGAMSYTLASFFGSWMALRDVNVVTHFTQFTVGHAHHGVYAFFAMTMFGGIYFMMPRLLAREWPSAKLIKVHFWCSGLGIGIMVVGLQLGGWIQGLNLNNADIPFTSSDPEALTIMKALVPWLFSRSVSGILLTIGHFAFFVNFAWMLIGPRAVRYKEGPTLLGKIEGKGA; this is encoded by the coding sequence ATGAGTCCACTTCTTTCATTTTTCAGCAAAATCGATCCACAAGGGGAGACGACCGTTTCGCCCAAGGTCGCGTTGAGCGAGGTGGATCAACAGATGCGCCTGCCCGCGATCATGTTTATCACCTGCGCCATCCTCTGGCTGCTGGTGGGCACGTTATTCGCCATCATTGCATCGTTTAAGCTGCACACCCCGGACTTCCTGGCGAATTGGGAATTCCTTACTTTTGGCCGCGCGCGTTCCGCTCACCTGAATGCCATGGCTTATGGATGGTCCAATAACGCCATTTTTGGTGTTGGGCTCTGGATCATGGCACGTCTGTGCAAGGCGAAGATTCGCTACTCGGGCATGCTGATCTTAGCTGGCATTTTCTGGAATCTCGCCGTTGTCATCGGCATTCTGGGAATCCTAACTGGTGGCCTCACTTCGGTCGAGTGGCTGGAAATGCCGCCGCAGGTCGCTCCGCTGCTCGCGTTTTCTTATGTTTTGATCGGTATGTGGGGCATTTTGATGTTCCGCTTCCGTGAGCGCGGCCACGTTTACGTATCGCAGTGGTATATCCTCGGTGCGCTTTTTTGGTTCCCTTGGTTGTATGTCGTTGCGCAAACGATGATCCTTTTCGAGCCCGCACGTGGCACGATTCAAGCCCTGACCAACTGGTGGTTCGCCCACAACGTTCTCGGCCTCTGGATGACCCCGATGGGCCTCGCCACAATCTACTACCTGATGCCCAAGGTGCTAGGCCGTCCGATTTACAGCTATTATTTGTCGCTGCTCGGTTTCTGGTCTCTGGCGCTGTTTTACAATTGGGCCGGTGTGCACCACTTGATTGGTGGACCGATCCCGGTATGGCTGATCTCCTGCGGTATCGTGGCCAGTGTGATGATGGTGATTCCGGTCGTAGTGACCGCGATTAACCACCATATGACCGCCGTTGGTAACGCCCGCGCTTGCTGGTGCAGCCCGACGATGCGCTTCATCGTGTTCGGCGCAATGAGCTACACGCTGGCGAGCTTCTTTGGCTCGTGGATGGCGCTGCGCGACGTAAACGTCGTGACTCACTTTACCCAGTTCACCGTCGGTCACGCACACCATGGCGTCTATGCCTTCTTTGCGATGACGATGTTTGGCGGTATTTACTTTATGATGCCGCGTCTGTTGGCCCGCGAATGGCCGTCAGCCAAGCTGATCAAGGTGCACTTCTGGTGCTCCGGTCTCGGCATCGGTATCATGGTTGTCGGTCTGCAACTGGGTGGCTGGATTCAGGGGCTCAACCTGAACAACGCCGACATCCCGTTCACCAGTTCCGACCCTGAAGCATTGACGATCATGAAGGCACTCGTGCCTTGGTTGTTCTCGCGTTCGGTCTCCGGCATCTTGCTGACGATTGGCCACTTCGCGTTCTTCGTTAATTTTGCCTGGATGTTGATTGGCCCGCGTGCCGTCCGCTACAAGGAAGGCCCGACACTGCTCGGCAAGATAGAAGGGAAGGGTGCCTAA
- a CDS encoding cbb3-type cytochrome c oxidase subunit II — MKNLPLLFFGIFFMLAFSWSGLILSSVIQFGDLKPIALNEGETPMPIARVGVAQQGKEIYINQGCLYCHSQQVRRKGFGADWERGWGDRQTVPRDYILQERVLLGTSRTGPDLMTIGQRQPSADWHHLHLYNPQITSPGSIMPPFRYLYKTQKIGDAPSPNALNIPDTFADEQPPEGYEIVPTERAEQLVEYLLSLKLDYELPESRFAQ, encoded by the coding sequence ATGAAAAATCTCCCACTTCTCTTTTTCGGAATCTTCTTCATGCTGGCCTTCTCGTGGTCTGGCCTGATTCTCAGCTCCGTGATTCAATTCGGTGATCTGAAGCCGATTGCCTTGAACGAAGGTGAGACCCCAATGCCGATCGCCCGCGTTGGCGTGGCGCAGCAGGGTAAGGAAATTTACATCAACCAGGGTTGCCTGTATTGCCACTCACAGCAAGTCCGCCGCAAGGGCTTTGGTGCCGACTGGGAACGTGGCTGGGGCGATCGCCAAACCGTGCCGCGTGACTACATTTTGCAGGAGCGCGTTCTGCTTGGCACCAGCCGTACTGGCCCAGACCTGATGACCATTGGTCAACGTCAGCCCAGCGCCGACTGGCACCACCTACACCTTTACAACCCGCAGATCACCTCACCGGGCTCGATCATGCCGCCGTTCCGCTATCTGTACAAAACGCAGAAAATCGGAGACGCACCGTCGCCCAATGCGCTGAATATTCCGGACACTTTTGCCGACGAGCAGCCGCCCGAAGGCTATGAAATCGTCCCGACCGAGCGCGCCGAGCAGCTGGTTGAATACCTGTTGAGCCTCAAGCTCGACTATGAACTTCCCGAATCCCGCTTTGCCCAGTAA
- a CDS encoding c-type cytochrome — protein MSDKMKERLPGDSVPYEDDDIHVIHSQLLREKDEPSEGFSPVPMLLLFLFGGLVFWSGVYLANYGGEFKWDVYDPEWKPGMTAAVAEKPPLMVTGERLFKNNCQACHQANGAGVPGAFPPLAGSSWVVGDEARIVKILLRGLSGPIEVEGNSYNGNMPSYGENGAGWNDYQIASVATYVRASWDNGAPEVSEEAVAAIRADTAGKSGAWSGEEILGAHPL, from the coding sequence ATGAGCGACAAAATGAAAGAACGTCTACCCGGCGACAGCGTCCCCTACGAGGATGACGATATCCACGTCATTCACTCGCAGCTGCTCCGCGAAAAAGACGAACCGAGTGAAGGGTTTTCACCGGTGCCGATGCTGTTGCTCTTCCTCTTTGGCGGATTGGTTTTCTGGAGTGGCGTTTATTTGGCGAACTACGGCGGTGAATTCAAATGGGACGTTTATGATCCCGAGTGGAAGCCCGGTATGACCGCTGCGGTTGCGGAGAAGCCACCTTTGATGGTGACCGGCGAGCGTCTCTTTAAGAACAACTGCCAGGCCTGCCACCAAGCCAACGGTGCCGGCGTTCCCGGTGCGTTCCCGCCACTGGCTGGCTCCAGCTGGGTCGTGGGTGACGAGGCGCGGATCGTCAAGATTCTCCTGCGTGGTCTTTCCGGCCCGATTGAAGTCGAAGGCAATTCTTACAACGGCAACATGCCTTCCTACGGTGAAAACGGTGCTGGCTGGAACGATTATCAGATCGCTTCCGTTGCCACTTACGTTCGCGCTTCGTGGGATAATGGTGCGCCGGAAGTTAGCGAAGAAGCTGTGGCCGCTATTCGTGCTGATACCGCCGGTAAGTCGGGTGCTTGGTCCGGCGAGGAAATCCTTGGCGCGCATCCGCTGTAG
- a CDS encoding FxLYD domain-containing protein: MNTERLTVIQLVRIGFFVGLGFSVPLTIFTYVPMYFMGSWVVGDFEEEWGDFTEYDPQESGLEVVIESNKETEDGWVFIGQLVNNGDQSWQGVTIQIELFDAEGRFIDESDGYVEGAIAPGTTHHFKLPFYDYDLGSDINFSDFKASIIGAY, translated from the coding sequence ATGAATACCGAGCGTCTAACAGTCATTCAGCTTGTCCGGATTGGATTCTTTGTGGGATTGGGCTTTTCTGTTCCGCTAACGATTTTCACATACGTCCCGATGTATTTCATGGGAAGCTGGGTCGTCGGCGATTTTGAGGAAGAGTGGGGAGATTTCACTGAGTATGACCCGCAAGAATCCGGCTTGGAGGTGGTCATTGAATCCAACAAAGAGACGGAGGATGGCTGGGTGTTTATTGGGCAACTCGTCAATAATGGGGATCAATCCTGGCAGGGTGTCACCATTCAGATTGAGCTGTTTGATGCTGAGGGCCGTTTTATTGATGAGTCAGACGGATATGTTGAGGGAGCCATTGCACCGGGCACGACGCATCACTTCAAACTTCCGTTCTATGACTACGATCTTGGAAGTGACATTAACTTCTCGGATTTCAAAGCGTCCATCATCGGGGCCTACTGA